The uncultured Trichococcus sp. DNA window ATTTTAGCCGATTTTGTAAGGAAACTATAGCATGTGAATTCACGCTATGCAAAAGCATTGGGTTTTATTTTAGCCGATTTTGTAAGGAAACTATAGCCCTACCATCATGTTATTGCCGTTCATCCCAGTTTTATTTTAGCCGATTTTGTAAGGAAACTATAGCTGCTGTAGCTCTTTCTCTATCTCTTTATCTGTTTTATTTTAGCCGATTTTGTAAGGAAACTATAGCCAAACAGGGTGCAACCGAAATTGGGTTCATGTTTTATTTTAGCCGATTTTGTAAGGAAACTATAGCCATTGGAACAGCAAAGACACTGGACTTTAGGTTTTATTTTAGCCGATTTTGTAAGGAAACTATAGCACCATTACAAGAATAGTCACCACAGGCACTGTTTTATTTTAGCCGATTTTGTAAGGAAACTATAGCGAATCAGCCGTGATAACTTCCTTCGCATAAGTTTTATTTTAGCCGATTTTGTAAGGAAACTATAGCCATAGGGCTCTTTCATGTTCATACTGGACTGTTTTATTTTAGCCGATTTTGTAAGGAAACTATAGCCGAATGATGTTGCAAAAACACTTGGTTACCGTTTTATTTTAGCCGATTTTGTAAGGAAACTATAGCCACGAGCCACGCGATCTTTTACGATTTTCTGTTTTATTTTAGCCGATTTTGTAAGGAAACTATAGCTCAAGCCTTCTCATTCTGTTAAAAGATGCCGTTTTATTTTAGCCGATTTTGTAAGGAAACTATAGCTGGGAACATGTATATGAAAAAAGAGTCCAGCAAGCTAGACTCTTAATTTTTCTTTCAAGGCTTCGGTTAATGTCGCAGAGAAATTGATGCCGGCTTCTTCAGCCTTTTCAGCCAGATCGACAGGGATTGTCGTATTCTTTCTGACAACAGGCATTTTTACTTTTTTTGCGGCCGCAATCAGATCAACCATAATATAGCTCACAATCGCTTCGGGATTATCTGCTTGGACATCTGGTAAGTAGGAGGCTTTCGGCAGGTCTTTTTCATCGTAAAGCATCAATTCCAATGCCTCGGCACCTTTAGCAAGTGCATCTGGAATTCCAACACCTTGGGAAATGGCCCCCGGGACATCCGGAAAGGTTACTGTGTATGTTCCTGGATCATTTTCTCTGTCATCTAGAATCGCTGGATAAGCAACATAGTGTGTATGTGCCATGATGATTTCCTCCTCTTTATTAATAAAACAATTATTTTAGTCCGGCTTGCTTAAGGATGTTGTTGTACGTACCAGGAGCTATTTCATCTTTGAGGCTGCTGTAAGGGACAGTTACTTTATGTCCTGTTTCATCTTCGTATCGATGATGGTCACCGATGATGCGAACTTCTATAAATCCATGCTCCTTTAATAACTTTAAAACTTGTCAGGCTGTCTATGGCATTTCTGCAACTCCTGTCCATATTCACATTATATACGCACTATGCGCATATTTCAATGCAGTGATTAATTTAATCAAATTTATTCTCCAGAGTTTTTCTATCCATCAATCCTTTAAAATATACGAAATTTTACTTTGGAAATTTTTTAAAATTTCGTCTTTTCAACAATATTTTACTCACAAACGTTTTGTGATTTGACTTGAATGCAATTGAAGAGTGCTTTATTCCAATCTTTACAGAACACGCGTTCTTGAATATGTGCCTCAATAGACGTATACTTAAGACGTATCTTTACAGCGACTGGGGAAGGGGGACCTCGAAAATGTTCGAATTCATAAATAAAATATTCAAAAATAAAAAACTAACCGAAGCAGAAAAGACATCAATCATCGAATTGGTGCATACGGAGGAGTCTTTCATCAATCCACGAGATCTTATCGCGGAGCAGGAACGTCAGAAAATAGCTCAAAAGAAAGCCGAGAAAAAGGCTGCGGAAAAAGCTTGGATCAGCTACGTTTCGCCACCAGTAAGATTGAATGACAATTTTACACAGCAAATCGAGGAAGTGGTTAGTGCATTATTTGAAAGATTATGCACTGTCGTCGATGTTGAGCTCAAAAAAAAGCATAAGAACATCAAACACGTGAAACATGAGCGTTATTATTACCAAGTGACCGCTTTTGATGAAATCTATCGGCTATCGAGAGAGGTGGTCTGTTCTACTTACAGGCTGGATAATGTCCAGGTGTCTGTGTTTTTTTCTTACGATCTGAGAACCATGCTGCCCAGAGATATCCAAAAAATCATTACGCATGAGGTTGATGCATTCCGGGGAAATGTACCCTTTCCGGATGAAGAGACTAGGGATAAATTTGGCTTGACGCCATTCGGCACCAAAATGGTCTGGTGGGATCCGTCAGGAGTGCTGCGGGACAAGCAACTCTTTGAAAGTAACGAAATGGATTATTTCGATCAGCTGAGGAAAAGGGTGACGAGGTTTACGGAAGTGCCGACTGTCATGACCCTTTGTTTGGGAAAATACGCAGACCTCATGCAGATTGTGTTGCATGACCTTGAGGATGGATCCATCAAGTGGAAAATCAAGCCCAATAATTATTTCAGGAAATATTTCCGATTGCCGCTAGATGATGAGCGTATCTGGGCAGAAACAGCCGGGCTGCAAATGGACCTTTATCTCCTGGCTGAAAACATGGTCCGCCAGGAAATCGAAGGGATCCGCGTGCTGCCCGCTGAGGAAAGCATGC harbors:
- a CDS encoding type II toxin-antitoxin system HicB family antitoxin, giving the protein MAHTHYVAYPAILDDRENDPGTYTVTFPDVPGAISQGVGIPDALAKGAEALELMLYDEKDLPKASYLPDVQADNPEAIVSYIMVDLIAAAKKVKMPVVRKNTTIPVDLAEKAEEAGINFSATLTEALKEKLRV
- a CDS encoding tellurite resistance TerB C-terminal domain-containing protein; the protein is MFEFINKIFKNKKLTEAEKTSIIELVHTEESFINPRDLIAEQERQKIAQKKAEKKAAEKAWISYVSPPVRLNDNFTQQIEEVVSALFERLCTVVDVELKKKHKNIKHVKHERYYYQVTAFDEIYRLSREVVCSTYRLDNVQVSVFFSYDLRTMLPRDIQKIITHEVDAFRGNVPFPDEETRDKFGLTPFGTKMVWWDPSGVLRDKQLFESNEMDYFDQLRKRVTRFTEVPTVMTLCLGKYADLMQIVLHDLEDGSIKWKIKPNNYFRKYFRLPLDDERIWAETAGLQMDLYLLAENMVRQEIEGIRVLPAEESMQNLQKYLPIETFQRIQIYLSQKVELELDYQTVTALRNVNKTVWHEAANLLIRQSLEQVSGLLEVVAQDSDLKKIATKVIKQSEDPDKRILFIFLMEKMDLPVSKALQKERDGFVHPTRQPDYQRLLADADLTFESLPELLKDCTQPMRREIKLDTALITASHSALDTIIEMVDTYLSEDETSEGMDSAVSLNIITEMEMSSAEEQSEAESVVSTSVSATACIIEEAENPDSEQESEHMLFLKQMVANNGISLDDFKEQAKNKGKLHQAYLTELNEVLYEIFDDQVLVISQQQVIIEEDFMEEMREWIDG